Proteins encoded in a region of the Bartonella taylorii genome:
- a CDS encoding RluA family pseudouridine synthase — translation MITQQITDEDALGQRLDQWLAKQYHNVLSRSRLQTLIREGYLKIDGQLIKEPKTKLKPNQIIELTIPVLRDAEPSGEAIALDILFEDDHVIVINKPAGLVVHPGNGNWSGTLVNALVYHCGESLSGIGGVKRPGIVHRLDKNTSGVMVVAKNDLAHKSLSAQFSDHGRTSALDRRYHALIWGSPNRNVWTIDAALGRSPHNRTKQAVVHNKSFHARHAITHFSLLEKYGISTDTTSFASLLECRLETGRTHQIRVHMAHIGHPLVGDTVYGNAFKTKSNIFDPIIKNAIDQFNRQALHATSLTFEHPATGKVMSFSSPLPQDMIELINHFKKIN, via the coding sequence ATGATAACACAGCAAATAACGGATGAAGATGCTCTTGGACAACGACTCGATCAGTGGTTAGCTAAACAATATCATAATGTGCTGTCACGTTCACGTCTGCAAACCCTCATCCGTGAAGGCTATCTTAAAATTGATGGTCAATTAATAAAGGAGCCTAAAACAAAATTAAAACCTAACCAAATTATAGAGTTGACGATACCTGTCCTTCGTGACGCAGAACCTAGCGGTGAAGCCATTGCATTGGATATTCTCTTTGAAGATGATCATGTCATTGTCATCAATAAACCAGCCGGTCTCGTTGTCCATCCCGGCAATGGCAATTGGAGTGGAACATTAGTTAACGCTCTTGTCTATCATTGTGGTGAAAGTTTGTCTGGTATCGGAGGTGTTAAACGCCCCGGCATTGTGCATCGTCTCGATAAAAATACAAGTGGAGTCATGGTGGTCGCTAAAAATGACCTAGCTCATAAAAGCCTCAGTGCCCAATTTTCTGACCATGGGCGTACCAGCGCATTAGATCGACGATATCATGCTTTGATTTGGGGATCTCCTAACCGTAATGTTTGGACAATTGATGCAGCTCTTGGACGCTCTCCCCATAACCGAACGAAGCAAGCCGTCGTCCATAACAAAAGCTTCCATGCTCGTCACGCTATTACACATTTTTCTCTCTTAGAAAAATATGGAATTAGTACAGATACAACATCTTTTGCTAGCCTTCTGGAATGTCGTCTAGAAACCGGACGCACACACCAAATTCGTGTTCATATGGCCCATATAGGACATCCACTCGTAGGTGATACTGTTTATGGAAATGCTTTTAAAACAAAATCAAATATATTCGATCCGATTATTAAAAATGCAATTGATCAATTTAACCGACAAGCACTCCATGCAACCAGTCTTACTTTTGAGCATCCCGCTACAGGTAAAGTTATGTCTTTTTCTTCACCACTCCCCCAAGATATGATTGAACTTATCAATCATTTTAAAAAAATTAATTGA
- a CDS encoding DNA translocase FtsK: MHNSKKKSISTPSFPDESVQDASERNSYTKIAEIFPYPEVWKKAFTLGQNVRFTRTPEVEILRRRIETDPVFAKQFKVLIKKEQNNLTNIIHCNKKTTNSPSTKRVINPQSLENKASICHSTVLEHLSRQAVSTPLKEDTQEHKLQVENVVQKTKPILHLSDDAFFECESFILEQMDTTPSGEEVTPIEFMGNEITSDTTSGFDESITALYRVLECRFPQFFDSILSESPEKSTRGIEKISALMNVKSDSVRKHQMRHSEIVVEDSTDTLSDVGASDVEIPKTTKNTKNITGGKTEDVAKSSEDFLAIKQKGKALRSANTSLGNYNSVFMSNVQSLDDGTYECPPINLLQEPVFHEGTIISQETLERGAGLLESVLEDFGIKGEIIHVHPGPVVTMYEFEPAAGVKSSRVINLSDDIARSMSAISTRVAVIPGRNVIGIELPNAVRETVYLRELIQTSSFRESQFKLALALGKGINGEPVIAELAKMPHLLVAGTTGSGKSVAINTMILSILYRMTPKQCRLIMVDPKMLELSVYDGIPHLLTPVVTDPKKAVTALKWAVREMEERYRKMAKLGVRNIDGFNARVALAAQKGETIMCTVQSGFDKESGEMLYHEEAMDLTQLPYIVVIVDEMADLMMVAGKEIENAIQRLAQMARAAGIHLIMATQRPSVDVITGTIKANFPTRISFQVTSKIDSRTILGEQGAETLLGQGDMLHMAGGGRIVRVHGPFVSDEEVESIVAHLKMQGKPDYLATVTDSEDDNKDVELADSVAEVSTAENLGEDGEELYMQAVKIVMRDRKCSTSYIQRRLAIGYNKAASLVERMEEKGIVGAANHVGKREILINEVQ, translated from the coding sequence ATGCATAATTCGAAAAAAAAATCTATTTCTACGCCTTCTTTTCCTGATGAGAGTGTACAAGATGCATCAGAAAGAAATTCATATACTAAGATTGCAGAGATATTTCCTTATCCGGAAGTATGGAAAAAGGCATTCACGCTCGGACAAAACGTGCGTTTTACACGAACACCAGAAGTTGAGATTTTGCGTCGTCGTATAGAAACAGATCCAGTTTTTGCCAAACAGTTTAAAGTTTTGATCAAGAAAGAGCAAAACAATCTTACGAATATTATACACTGTAACAAAAAAACAACAAATTCTCCATCAACCAAAAGGGTGATTAATCCTCAATCGCTAGAGAATAAAGCATCAATTTGTCATTCAACGGTTTTGGAGCATTTGTCACGGCAAGCTGTTAGTACGCCGCTTAAGGAGGATACACAGGAGCATAAATTACAAGTAGAAAATGTGGTGCAAAAAACAAAGCCTATTTTGCATCTTTCCGATGACGCATTTTTTGAGTGTGAATCCTTTATATTAGAACAGATGGACACTACACCTTCAGGAGAGGAGGTAACCCCGATTGAGTTCATGGGGAATGAAATTACATCCGATACTACTTCTGGATTCGATGAGTCAATTACAGCTCTTTATCGTGTTCTTGAATGCCGCTTTCCACAGTTTTTCGATTCAATATTATCCGAATCTCCAGAAAAAAGTACCCGAGGAATTGAGAAAATTTCTGCTTTAATGAATGTAAAGAGTGATTCTGTTAGAAAGCATCAAATGCGTCACTCTGAGATCGTTGTTGAAGATTCTACTGATACGTTAAGCGATGTAGGGGCTAGTGATGTCGAAATTCCTAAAACAACTAAAAATACCAAGAATATTACCGGTGGTAAAACAGAAGATGTCGCAAAGAGTTCAGAAGATTTTCTTGCAATAAAACAAAAAGGCAAAGCATTGCGGTCTGCTAACACGTCATTAGGCAATTATAATTCTGTTTTTATGTCAAACGTTCAATCTCTTGATGATGGCACTTATGAATGTCCTCCGATCAATTTATTGCAGGAACCTGTTTTTCATGAAGGTACGATAATTTCACAGGAAACATTAGAGCGTGGTGCTGGGCTTTTGGAAAGTGTTTTGGAAGATTTTGGCATTAAGGGTGAAATTATCCATGTTCATCCAGGACCAGTGGTGACAATGTACGAATTTGAGCCTGCAGCTGGAGTAAAATCATCGCGGGTCATTAATCTTTCCGATGATATTGCTCGTTCTATGTCTGCCATTTCTACACGTGTTGCTGTGATTCCTGGACGCAATGTTATTGGGATTGAGTTGCCAAATGCGGTTCGTGAAACAGTTTATTTACGGGAATTAATTCAAACAAGTTCTTTTCGTGAAAGCCAATTTAAACTAGCTCTTGCTTTAGGGAAGGGAATTAATGGTGAGCCTGTCATTGCAGAATTAGCGAAAATGCCTCATTTGTTGGTTGCGGGAACAACAGGGTCGGGGAAATCCGTTGCAATTAATACAATGATTTTGTCGATTCTTTATCGAATGACACCAAAGCAGTGTCGTTTGATCATGGTTGACCCTAAGATGTTAGAACTCTCTGTTTATGATGGCATTCCACATCTTTTAACGCCTGTTGTGACGGATCCCAAAAAAGCTGTAACAGCTTTAAAATGGGCGGTCCGTGAAATGGAAGAGCGTTACCGCAAAATGGCTAAATTAGGTGTACGTAATATTGATGGTTTTAACGCACGCGTCGCACTTGCGGCACAAAAAGGTGAAACAATCATGTGTACTGTGCAATCGGGTTTTGATAAGGAAAGTGGGGAAATGCTTTATCATGAAGAAGCAATGGATCTAACGCAGCTTCCTTATATTGTTGTGATTGTTGATGAGATGGCCGATCTCATGATGGTGGCAGGTAAAGAAATTGAAAATGCCATTCAGCGTTTAGCGCAGATGGCGCGTGCGGCAGGTATTCATCTTATTATGGCAACGCAGCGTCCTTCTGTGGATGTCATTACAGGTACGATTAAAGCGAATTTTCCTACCCGTATTTCTTTTCAAGTAACATCGAAAATTGATAGTCGTACGATTTTGGGAGAACAAGGAGCTGAGACGCTTTTGGGCCAAGGCGATATGCTCCATATGGCTGGGGGGGGGCGCATTGTACGCGTTCACGGGCCTTTCGTTTCTGACGAAGAAGTTGAATCCATTGTGGCACATCTAAAAATGCAAGGAAAGCCTGATTATTTAGCAACGGTAACGGATAGCGAAGATGATAACAAAGATGTTGAGCTTGCTGATTCAGTTGCTGAAGTTTCTACGGCAGAAAATCTTGGTGAGGATGGTGAAGAACTTTATATGCAAGCTGTAAAAATTGTTATGCGTGATAGAAAATGTTCGACATCTTATATTCAGCGCCGGCTTGCAATCGGTTATAATAAGGCAGCTTCTCTTGTTGAGCGCATGGAAGAAAAAGGTATTGTTGGAGCCGCTAATCATGTTGGAAAACGCGAAATTCTCATCAATGAGGTACAATAA
- the rpoH gene encoding RNA polymerase sigma factor RpoH yields MAHMNLLSVTTGDGGLNRYLEEVRHFPMLEPKEEYMLAQRYRKHNDLKAAHRLVTSHLRLVAKIAMGYRGYGLPIGEVISEGNVGLMQAVKRFEPERGFRLATYAIWWIKASIQEYVLRSWSLVKIGTTANQKRLFFNLRKLKSRIQALDNGDLNSEQIKEISTKLNVTEDEVVSMNRRLCGDTSLNAPLRTKEGENGEWQDWLVDHSDNQEQVLIEQNELENRRSMLTDAMDNLNEREKRIFKARRLSDEPLTLEELSSEFHISRERVRQIEMRAFEKIQHSIKASVLSQNQV; encoded by the coding sequence ATGGCCCATATGAATCTGCTATCAGTGACCACAGGTGACGGAGGATTGAATCGTTATCTAGAGGAAGTGCGTCATTTTCCCATGCTTGAGCCCAAAGAAGAATATATGCTGGCTCAACGTTATCGTAAACATAATGATCTAAAAGCTGCGCATAGACTGGTAACAAGTCATTTGCGTCTTGTCGCCAAAATCGCAATGGGGTATCGAGGCTACGGCTTGCCCATTGGGGAGGTCATTTCGGAAGGCAATGTTGGGCTTATGCAAGCTGTTAAGCGTTTCGAACCGGAACGTGGTTTTCGTCTTGCAACCTATGCTATATGGTGGATTAAAGCCTCAATCCAAGAATATGTATTGCGATCTTGGAGCTTGGTAAAAATTGGAACAACTGCCAATCAAAAGCGCTTATTTTTCAACCTTCGTAAATTGAAAAGTAGGATTCAAGCCCTTGATAATGGCGATCTCAATTCAGAGCAAATTAAAGAGATCTCAACAAAATTGAATGTCACAGAAGATGAAGTTGTATCGATGAATCGTCGACTTTGTGGTGATACTTCACTCAATGCGCCTCTTCGCACAAAAGAAGGTGAAAATGGTGAGTGGCAGGATTGGTTAGTGGATCACTCTGACAACCAAGAACAAGTTTTGATCGAACAAAATGAATTGGAAAATCGTCGTTCCATGCTAACAGATGCTATGGATAATTTGAATGAGCGTGAAAAGCGTATATTTAAAGCACGTCGTTTAAGTGATGAGCCGCTGACGCTAGAAGAACTCTCAAGTGAATTTCACATCAGTCGGGAACGTGTAAGACAAATTGAAATGCGTGCATTTGAAAAAATACAGCATTCTATCAAAGCTTCTGTTTTATCCCAAAATCAGGTGTAA
- a CDS encoding adenylosuccinate synthase, with protein MTNVVVVGTQWGDEGKGKIVDWLSERADIVVRYQGGHNAGHTLVVDGVSYKLSLLPSGLVRGKLSIIGNGVVVDPHHFVAELKKLRDQGVKITPEILRIAENAPLILSLHRDLDATRESGLSSLKIGTTKRGIGPAYEDKVGRRAIRVMDLAEANTLMAKIERLLGHHNALRRGMGVAEIDSQALYEELMRVADEILPFMDCTWRLLDESYRMGKRILFEGAQGALLDNDFGTYPYVTSSNTVAGQACTGSGMGPSSIHYVLGIAKAYTTRVGEGPFPTEQINDIGEFLGMHGREFGVVTGRKRRCGWFDAVLVRQMVTVCGVQGIALTKLDVLDGLDEIKICIGYELDGKRIDYLPSSMGAQTRVKPIYETLEGWKEATAHALSWEDLPVQAVKYIRYIEEMINTRVALLSTSPEREDTILITDPFVN; from the coding sequence ATGACCAATGTAGTAGTTGTTGGTACACAATGGGGTGATGAAGGCAAAGGTAAAATTGTAGATTGGTTGTCTGAGCGAGCAGATATCGTAGTAAGATATCAGGGTGGTCATAATGCAGGTCATACATTGGTTGTTGATGGGGTTAGTTATAAATTATCGCTTCTACCGTCTGGTTTAGTTCGTGGGAAGCTATCAATTATCGGTAATGGTGTTGTTGTTGATCCCCATCATTTTGTAGCAGAATTAAAAAAGCTACGTGATCAGGGAGTGAAAATTACACCAGAAATTTTACGTATTGCTGAAAACGCCCCATTGATTCTTTCTTTGCATCGTGATCTTGATGCAACTCGGGAAAGTGGCTTATCTAGTTTAAAAATTGGTACTACAAAGCGTGGTATTGGTCCAGCTTATGAAGATAAGGTGGGACGCCGTGCTATCCGAGTAATGGATTTGGCGGAAGCTAATACGCTGATGGCTAAGATCGAACGACTTTTAGGACATCATAATGCTTTGCGTCGTGGAATGGGCGTTGCAGAAATTGATTCTCAAGCACTTTATGAGGAGTTGATGCGAGTAGCGGATGAAATTCTACCCTTTATGGATTGTACGTGGCGTCTTTTAGATGAAAGTTATCGAATGGGAAAGCGCATTCTTTTTGAAGGTGCACAAGGTGCTTTATTAGATAATGATTTTGGGACTTATCCTTATGTGACGTCATCTAACACAGTTGCTGGACAGGCATGTACTGGTTCGGGTATGGGGCCTAGCTCAATTCATTATGTTTTAGGTATTGCAAAAGCTTATACAACACGTGTTGGAGAAGGACCATTTCCAACAGAACAGATAAATGATATTGGCGAATTTCTTGGAATGCATGGTCGTGAATTTGGCGTTGTAACAGGCCGAAAACGTCGTTGTGGTTGGTTTGATGCTGTCTTAGTACGTCAGATGGTAACGGTTTGTGGTGTTCAGGGTATAGCACTAACAAAGCTTGATGTTTTGGATGGTTTGGATGAAATTAAAATCTGTATTGGTTATGAGCTTGATGGTAAAAGAATTGATTATTTACCCTCTTCCATGGGAGCTCAGACCCGTGTGAAGCCTATTTATGAGACATTAGAAGGTTGGAAGGAAGCAACAGCACATGCGTTGAGCTGGGAAGATTTACCAGTGCAGGCTGTTAAATATATACGTTATATTGAAGAAATGATCAATACACGGGTGGCTTTATTATCCACTAGCCCTGAGCGTGAAGATACTATCCTTATTACTGATCCTTTTGTAAATTAA
- a CDS encoding aldehyde dehydrogenase family protein, translating to MFNKRKFYINGLWDDPSTPHDLHVINPSTEEACAIISLGSIRDADKAINAAKIAFQTWKTTQPSERLGFVEKILEIYEKRSGDMAKTISMEMGAPIDMALNAQTATGSSHIRNFIKAYKEFSFQDVLIEGNEQAILHYDPIGVVGLITPWNWPMNQVTLKVIPALLAGCTMVLKPSEIAPLSAMLFAEILDEAALPAGVFNLINGDGANIGSYLSAHPDLEMISFTGSTRAGKDISKNASNTLKRVCLELGGKGANIIFADADTDAIQRGVRHCFYNSGQSCNAPTRMLVEQAIYDKAIETAKDIAEKTQVGPGDQAGNHIGPVVSKQQYDKIQDLIQSGINEGATLVAGGTGLPIGMKRGYYVRPTVFADVKSHMRIFREEIFGPVLSILPFNTEDEAVTLANDTEYGLTNYIQSQDRSKCRRIAAQIRSGMVEVNGHGLPSGSYFGGVKFSGRAREGGPWGIKEFLDTKAISYW from the coding sequence ATGTTTAATAAGCGTAAATTTTATATCAATGGTCTATGGGACGATCCAAGCACTCCTCACGATCTACATGTCATTAATCCATCAACAGAAGAGGCTTGTGCTATCATTAGCCTTGGCAGCATAAGAGACGCAGATAAAGCAATTAACGCGGCTAAAATAGCTTTTCAAACTTGGAAAACAACCCAACCTAGTGAACGTCTGGGCTTCGTTGAAAAAATTTTAGAAATCTATGAAAAACGCTCAGGTGATATGGCAAAAACCATTTCAATGGAAATGGGAGCACCTATTGATATGGCGCTCAATGCGCAAACCGCAACCGGCAGTTCTCATATTCGCAACTTTATCAAAGCTTACAAAGAATTTTCATTCCAAGATGTTTTAATAGAAGGAAATGAGCAAGCGATTCTTCATTATGACCCTATCGGCGTCGTAGGGTTGATCACACCATGGAATTGGCCCATGAATCAAGTGACTCTTAAAGTTATTCCTGCTCTCTTGGCTGGCTGTACTATGGTGTTAAAACCCTCTGAAATTGCTCCTCTTTCTGCTATGCTTTTTGCTGAAATTTTAGATGAAGCTGCCCTCCCAGCCGGTGTTTTTAATTTAATCAACGGTGATGGTGCTAACATTGGTTCTTACCTCTCTGCTCATCCAGACCTAGAAATGATCAGCTTTACCGGATCAACCAGAGCAGGGAAAGATATTTCTAAAAATGCTAGCAACACTTTAAAACGAGTCTGTCTGGAACTTGGAGGTAAAGGAGCTAACATCATCTTTGCTGATGCCGATACAGACGCTATTCAACGCGGTGTACGACACTGCTTTTATAATAGTGGACAAAGCTGTAATGCACCAACACGTATGCTTGTGGAACAAGCCATCTATGACAAAGCCATCGAAACAGCCAAAGATATTGCTGAAAAAACACAAGTGGGGCCAGGGGACCAAGCAGGAAATCACATTGGTCCCGTAGTTTCAAAACAACAATACGACAAAATCCAAGATCTTATCCAATCTGGAATTAATGAAGGTGCAACTCTTGTCGCAGGCGGAACTGGTTTACCAATAGGAATGAAACGCGGTTATTATGTACGCCCAACAGTCTTTGCTGATGTGAAATCTCATATGCGTATTTTTCGAGAAGAAATCTTTGGTCCAGTCCTCTCGATTCTTCCCTTTAATACAGAAGATGAAGCCGTAACTTTGGCCAATGACACCGAATACGGTCTTACAAACTATATACAATCGCAAGATCGCAGCAAATGTCGTCGTATCGCTGCACAAATACGATCTGGAATGGTAGAAGTTAACGGGCATGGACTACCCAGTGGTAGTTACTTTGGAGGCGTAAAATTTTCTGGGCGTGCTCGTGAAGGTGGTCCCTGGGGTATTAAGGAATTTCTCGATACCAAAGCAATTTCATACTGGTAA